ATCCATCTGCCGTTATAACCGGAAGTCCACTGTAAATATACTGATCAATATCTACTAAGTCGTTTAATTGGCCTTTTCTAATCTTTGCAACAAGTTTACCATTTATGTCAATGACATCAAAACTTTCAGGGTAAGAATAAGTTTCACCCTCAATAGGAACAGCATCTCCTACTTTAAATGTTCTTTTGTACTTAGGATGTTTTCTAATAAGACCTTCAGACAATGAATAATAATATTCATCAAAGCAATGAACTATCATCTCTTTGTCATCTTTTACAAATTTAGTTGCCTCTTCTTTTAGGTTAGCTAAGCCTGATATGATGCCACCGCCAGAGACATCATACTCGTCTACTAAAACAAACCTACCTGTTGCAGGATTTACTTTAAATTCATCAAAGCAAATCTTTTCCTTAGTTTTTATAGTCACTTCTGCAACATCGTTTGTTCGAACCTCAAGAGCATTTTCTACTGTCTCAAGAGTTGTCGCATCTATAACTTTGTCTATAGAAACAATTTCACATTCTGTCTCTTGTGTAACAAGCTTTAGCTTATATGTTTTGTTTCTTACAAGATTCTTTTTCCCAAGCCAAAACAGATTTGCCCTGAATGTATCTGAAACATATAAAGTATTATCGTTTTTGTGAACAATAACTTCTCCTCTTTTGTTAAAGAACTCATCTTCAATAGTAATTCCAATAGACATTCCTGCCACTACTTCATCTTTTTTATTATTTTCTGGCCAAAACTCAATTGATTTTACTTTGCTAACCTTTCCTTCTGGCAGGATTTTTATTTCATCTCCCACTTTTAGCCTTCCAGACTCAAGTCTGCCAGCAATTATCCTCCTGTGGTCAAATTTATACACATCCTGTATAGGAAATCTTAGAGGTTTGTCTTCCAATTCTTTGTCTTTCTCAAAAAGGTCCAAAGCCTGAAGTAGAGTCTCACCCTTGTACCATGGCATTTTATCAGACTTTCTTGTTATGTTATCTCCTAAAAAACCTGATACTGGAATGTACTTTTGAGGATATACGTTGAGCTTGCTCAAAAAGGTTGAGATTTCGTATTTGATTTCTTTGAACTTTTTCTCTGAAAATTCTATCATGTCCATTTTATTGACTATAACATATACCTTTTGGATACCCAAAAGTGATAGAATATATGCATGTCTTTTTGACTGTTCCTGTACACCTTCAGCAGCGTCAATAACAAGAAGTGCTGCCTCTGCATTTGCAGCACCTGAAACCATGTTTTTGAGAAATTCCTTGTGCCCCGGAGCATCTATAATTAAATAGTCTCTTTTTGGTGTTGAAAATTTTATCTGAGTGGTATCAATTGTAATTCCTTGTTTTTGTTCTTCTTCTAATGCATCTAAAAGATAAGCATATTCAAAAGGTCTGCCCTTTTCTTTACTTATTCTTTTTACTCTTTCTATTGCAGCTTCCGGAACAGATTTGGTATCATAAAGAAGTCTTCCTATGATTGTAGATTTACCATGATCAACATGACCTACTACTACAATCTTGAGCAATTCTCTTGCTATCATAACTTCAAATACCTCCTTGTACATAGCATTACATGTATCCTTCTTTTCTCAGTTTTTGCATTGCATACGCATCTTCTTGGTCTTGAGCTCGTCCTGCTCTTTCGTTTACCTTGGTGTTTTTTAGCTCTTCAATTATCTCATCAATTGTTGTTGCGTTTGACTCAACAGGGAATGTGCACGGTGCACAACCAAGGCTTCTGTATCTTTTCCCATTTTTGGCAAAGTACAAATCAATAACTGGGATGTTTTCACGTTTGATGTACATCCAAATATCAATTTCTGTCCAGCTAAGCAAAGGATGAACTCTCACATGGCTTCCTTTAGGAAAATCTGTATTAAACTGGTTCCAAAACTCAGGTGGTTGATTTGTATAGTCCCATTCTGAATCTTCGTTTCTTAAGCTAAAGAACCTCTCTTTTGACCTTGAACCTTCTTCGTCTCTTCTTATGCCAAGTATCAAAGCTTCAAATTTGTATTTATTAATCACCTGCTGAAGTGCATCAGTCTTTAGTGCTTTGCAGCAAACAAGTCTTCCCTTCTCAGGCCCCATCCCTTGTTTTATGGCTTCTTCATTTATGTGGACAATTAAATCAAGGTTGTATTCTTTTGCTAATTTATCCCTGTACTTTATCATTTCCGGAATTTTGTAGGTTGTATCTATATGAATCAGTGGGAACGGGCAATGTCCGAAAAACGCTTTTTTAGTGAGCCACAAAAGGACTGTCGAATCTTTTCCTATTGACCATAGCATTGCTATCTTGCTAAATTTGCTATAAGCCTCTCTCAAAATGTATATGCTTTCTGCTTCTAATCTATCTAAGTGATCCATTTTATTCTTCCCTCCTAATATGTGGTGTTATCTTTGAGATTCTGTACAATCATTTCTTTTTCGCCGCTGGGTTTTTCAAAGTACCAGTACATAATCTCATCATTTTCTTTTTCTACATACATAGTTGTTCCATTTCCCCCAATTTCTGCACCTAAAAAATATCTGATTGCAGAAAATTTACACTCTTTTACACATGCAGCACAGCCCCAGCAATCACGTGGGTCTCTGATAAATGCTTTCTTATCTTCATCTATCACAATTAAATTGCCTGGACAAATTTCAGCACATTTTCCACATCCAATACATCTTTGTCTGTCAATCCTTATGCTCATATACCTCATCCTTTTTTACTAAGCTTCTAAAGATTATCTTGACTTGGCCGTCTTCAAATCGGGAATTCACATACTTCAAAAAGTTCTCATCGTCCTTATAAGGATAATCAACAAATTCTTGGAATGCTCTCCATCTTGTTTCTTTCCTTGCTTCTAAATGATGTAGCAAAACTTTGCAAACATAGAGTCTGTCAATAAACTCATAAATTTTCATAAGCTGGTAAGTATCTTCGGCTCTCAATCTCTGAGCAAGTGTAAAAAGTTCTTCTATTCTTTCTTTAGCAATTTGTAG
This Caldicellulosiruptor changbaiensis DNA region includes the following protein-coding sequences:
- a CDS encoding sulfate adenylyltransferase subunit 1 — encoded protein: MIARELLKIVVVGHVDHGKSTIIGRLLYDTKSVPEAAIERVKRISKEKGRPFEYAYLLDALEEEQKQGITIDTTQIKFSTPKRDYLIIDAPGHKEFLKNMVSGAANAEAALLVIDAAEGVQEQSKRHAYILSLLGIQKVYVIVNKMDMIEFSEKKFKEIKYEISTFLSKLNVYPQKYIPVSGFLGDNITRKSDKMPWYKGETLLQALDLFEKDKELEDKPLRFPIQDVYKFDHRRIIAGRLESGRLKVGDEIKILPEGKVSKVKSIEFWPENNKKDEVVAGMSIGITIEDEFFNKRGEVIVHKNDNTLYVSDTFRANLFWLGKKNLVRNKTYKLKLVTQETECEIVSIDKVIDATTLETVENALEVRTNDVAEVTIKTKEKICFDEFKVNPATGRFVLVDEYDVSGGGIISGLANLKEEATKFVKDDKEMIVHCFDEYYYSLSEGLIRKHPKYKRTFKVGDAVPIEGETYSYPESFDVIDINGKLVAKIRKGQLNDLVDIDQYIYSGLPVITADGFYLKVNSIDEFRNFKNELVQLQKNDNFLLAMFANKWYDISANRSFKFTA
- the cysD gene encoding sulfate adenylyltransferase subunit CysD; translated protein: MDHLDRLEAESIYILREAYSKFSKIAMLWSIGKDSTVLLWLTKKAFFGHCPFPLIHIDTTYKIPEMIKYRDKLAKEYNLDLIVHINEEAIKQGMGPEKGRLVCCKALKTDALQQVINKYKFEALILGIRRDEEGSRSKERFFSLRNEDSEWDYTNQPPEFWNQFNTDFPKGSHVRVHPLLSWTEIDIWMYIKRENIPVIDLYFAKNGKRYRSLGCAPCTFPVESNATTIDEIIEELKNTKVNERAGRAQDQEDAYAMQKLRKEGYM
- a CDS encoding 4Fe-4S dicluster domain-containing protein; amino-acid sequence: MSIRIDRQRCIGCGKCAEICPGNLIVIDEDKKAFIRDPRDCWGCAACVKECKFSAIRYFLGAEIGGNGTTMYVEKENDEIMYWYFEKPSGEKEMIVQNLKDNTTY